In a single window of the Biomphalaria glabrata chromosome 5, xgBioGlab47.1, whole genome shotgun sequence genome:
- the LOC106065843 gene encoding uncharacterized protein LOC106065843, which translates to MVTKHSMDHTHAIHLFEQYDFHNDNNFLAGWDVIAGQIEPTKREQAFIQAKIFYFNKCVARLELDEYISWFKNKKTLLEPVSDQTPSLKDSVNTCLTEKTQMKAVSSALTSSCFKEFIQVENKAELASKQEHNIDYVKDSISETEIQSYTNENSSMRNDKIDEECQLSFSQVADLILNNQVIPGVKNVNVQPTNCTPTPSLMNRRPKPWEINTNV; encoded by the exons ATGGTAACAAAACACAGTATGGACCATACACATGCGATTCACTTGTTTGAGCAGTATGACTTTCACAATGACAACAACTTTCTGGCAGGTTGGGATGTCATTGCTGGACAAATTGAGCCAACAAAAAGAGAGCAGGCTTTTATTCAggctaaaatattttatttcaataa ATGTGTGGCCAGGTTGGAGTTAGATGAATACATTTCAtggttcaaaaataaaaaaacacttttagaaccag TTTCAGATCAAACGCCATCTCTAAAAGACAGTGTAAATACATGTTTAACTGAGAAAACTCAGATGAAGGCAGTTAGCAGTGCACTGACTTCCAGCTGTTTTAAAGAGTTTATACAAGTAGAAAACAAAGCGGAACTTGCCTCTAAACAAGAGCACAACATTGACTATGTCAAAGACTCTATCAGTGAAACAGAGATCCAGAGTTACACAAATGAAAATTCATCAATGAGAAATGATAAAATTGATGAAGAGTGTCAGTTAAGTTTTTCCCAAGTCGCTGATCTTATATTAAACAATCAAGTTATTCCTGGAGTAAAAAATGTCAATGTTCAGCCAACTAATTGTACACCAACACCATCTCTGATGAATCGTAGGCCTAAACCATgggaaataaatacaaatgtttga
- the LOC106065860 gene encoding serine/threonine-protein kinase Sgk2-like isoform X3, with protein sequence MKNVFVKILGTEKKRTSQNKLNSPTRLSQSPDVRLFLSLDNPRNVPTVSVDVVEPERDEEDQDAMNGNKDDDNPVNLGPSEKTSVKPKDFEFLRVIGKGSFGKVLLAKHKAEGKIYAVKVLQKQAIMRRNEAKHIMAERNVLLKNVKHPFLVGLHYSFQTPDKLYFVLDYVNGGELFFHLQRERYFAEHRAKFYAAEMASALGYLHSLNIIYRDLKPENILLDCTGHIVLTDFGLCKEGIVGQGTTSTFCGTPEYLAPEVLRKKPYDKTVDWWCLGAVLYEMLYGLPPFYSRDTAEMYDNILFKPLRLRTNVSAAGRTILEGLLQKEKENRLGAKKDFLEIQNNEFFSDIDWQDLYDKKITPPYNPNVSGHLDLKHFDPEFVREPVPASVGRSGGQSSKLVSASVMEADGVFEGFSYAPPSEDAFG encoded by the exons CCCCGATGTTCGACTGTTTCTATCCTTAGACAACCCCAGGAATGTACCAACTGTCTCTGTTGATGTTGTTGAACCTGAGCGTGACGAGGAAGACCAGGACGCAATG AATGGCAATAAAGATGATGATAACCCAGTTAATCTGGGTCCCAGTGAAAAAACATC GGTCAAACCAAAAGACTTTGAGTTCTTAAGGGTTATTGGCAAAGGAAGTTTTGGTAAAGTTTTACTTGCCAAGCACAAAGCTGAAGGGAAAATTTATGCTGTCAAAGTCTTGCAG AAACAAGCCATCATGAGGAGAAATGAAGCTAAACATATTATGGCTGAGAGAAATGTTTTGCTTAAGAATGTGAAACATCCATTCCTTGTTGGTCTCCATTATAGCTTTCAAACTCctgataaactttattttgttctGGATTACGTTAATGGTGGTGAG CTGTTCTTCCATTTACAAAGAGAACGTTACTTTGCAGAACATCGAGCCAAATTTTATGCTGCTGAGATGGCAAGTGCATTGGGCTATCTTCACTCACTTAACATTATTTATAG GGACCTCAAGCCAGAGAATATATTACTTGATTGTACA GGTCACATAGTTCTAACAGATTTTGGCCTATGTAAGGAAGGCATTGTTGGTCAGGGAACAACCTCCACATTTTGTGGTACACCTGAG TATTTAGCTCCAGAAGTGTTACGCAAGAAACCCTATGACAAAACAGTAGACTGGTGGTGTTTAGGTGCTGTCTTGTATGAAATGTTATATGGTTTG CCTCCATTTTACAGTCGAGACACAGCAGAAATGTAtgataatatattatttaaaccGCTAAGATTACGCACCAATGTTTCTGCAGCTGGAAGGACAATACTTGAAGGT ttacttcaaaaagaaaaggaaaacagACTTGGTGCCAAGAAAGATTTTCTAGAGATCCAGAACAATGAATTCTTTTCAGACATTGATTGGCAAGACCTTTATGACAAGAAAATTACACCTCCATACAATCCCAATGTG TCAGGCCATTTGGATCTAAAGCATTTTGATCCTGAGTTTGTCAGAGAGCCAGTACCAG CTTCTGTTGGGAGATCTGGAGGACAAAGCAGTAAGCTCGTGAGTGCCAGTGTTATGGAAGCCGATGGAGTTTTTGAAGGATTCTCTTATGCGCCACCATCAGAAGATGCTTTTGGATGA
- the LOC106065860 gene encoding serine/threonine-protein kinase Sgk2-like isoform X4, with the protein MSMEVGLNTIFVLTCNNPDVRLFLSLDNPRNVPTVSVDVVEPERDEEDQDAMNGNKDDDNPVNLGPSEKTSVKPKDFEFLRVIGKGSFGKVLLAKHKAEGKIYAVKVLQKQAIMRRNEAKHIMAERNVLLKNVKHPFLVGLHYSFQTPDKLYFVLDYVNGGELFFHLQRERYFAEHRAKFYAAEMASALGYLHSLNIIYRDLKPENILLDCTGHIVLTDFGLCKEGIVGQGTTSTFCGTPEYLAPEVLRKKPYDKTVDWWCLGAVLYEMLYGLPPFYSRDTAEMYDNILFKPLRLRTNVSAAGRTILEGLLQKEKENRLGAKKDFLEIQNNEFFSDIDWQDLYDKKITPPYNPNVSGHLDLKHFDPEFVREPVPASVGRSGGQSSKLVSASVMEADGVFEGFSYAPPSEDAFG; encoded by the exons ATGTCAATGGAAGTGGGGCTCAATACGATATTTGTGCTAACCTGTAACAA CCCCGATGTTCGACTGTTTCTATCCTTAGACAACCCCAGGAATGTACCAACTGTCTCTGTTGATGTTGTTGAACCTGAGCGTGACGAGGAAGACCAGGACGCAATG AATGGCAATAAAGATGATGATAACCCAGTTAATCTGGGTCCCAGTGAAAAAACATC GGTCAAACCAAAAGACTTTGAGTTCTTAAGGGTTATTGGCAAAGGAAGTTTTGGTAAAGTTTTACTTGCCAAGCACAAAGCTGAAGGGAAAATTTATGCTGTCAAAGTCTTGCAG AAACAAGCCATCATGAGGAGAAATGAAGCTAAACATATTATGGCTGAGAGAAATGTTTTGCTTAAGAATGTGAAACATCCATTCCTTGTTGGTCTCCATTATAGCTTTCAAACTCctgataaactttattttgttctGGATTACGTTAATGGTGGTGAG CTGTTCTTCCATTTACAAAGAGAACGTTACTTTGCAGAACATCGAGCCAAATTTTATGCTGCTGAGATGGCAAGTGCATTGGGCTATCTTCACTCACTTAACATTATTTATAG GGACCTCAAGCCAGAGAATATATTACTTGATTGTACA GGTCACATAGTTCTAACAGATTTTGGCCTATGTAAGGAAGGCATTGTTGGTCAGGGAACAACCTCCACATTTTGTGGTACACCTGAG TATTTAGCTCCAGAAGTGTTACGCAAGAAACCCTATGACAAAACAGTAGACTGGTGGTGTTTAGGTGCTGTCTTGTATGAAATGTTATATGGTTTG CCTCCATTTTACAGTCGAGACACAGCAGAAATGTAtgataatatattatttaaaccGCTAAGATTACGCACCAATGTTTCTGCAGCTGGAAGGACAATACTTGAAGGT ttacttcaaaaagaaaaggaaaacagACTTGGTGCCAAGAAAGATTTTCTAGAGATCCAGAACAATGAATTCTTTTCAGACATTGATTGGCAAGACCTTTATGACAAGAAAATTACACCTCCATACAATCCCAATGTG TCAGGCCATTTGGATCTAAAGCATTTTGATCCTGAGTTTGTCAGAGAGCCAGTACCAG CTTCTGTTGGGAGATCTGGAGGACAAAGCAGTAAGCTCGTGAGTGCCAGTGTTATGGAAGCCGATGGAGTTTTTGAAGGATTCTCTTATGCGCCACCATCAGAAGATGCTTTTGGATGA